The following coding sequences lie in one Mycobacterium sp. DL440 genomic window:
- the ispG gene encoding flavodoxin-dependent (E)-4-hydroxy-3-methylbut-2-enyl-diphosphate synthase, with protein sequence MTSIGLGMPAPPAPTLAPRRKTRQLDVGGVGIGSEHPIAVQSMCTTKTHDVNATLQQIAELTASGCDIVRVACPRQEDADALAEIARHSQIPVIADIHFQPKYIFAAIDAGCAAVRVNPGNIKEFDGRVKEVAKAAGDAGIPIRIGVNAGSLDPRLMQKYGKATPEALVESALWEASLFEEHGYGDIKISVKHNDPVIMVEAYRQLAAQCDYPLHLGVTEAGPAFQGTIKSAVAFGALLSQGIGDTIRVSLSAPPAEEVKVGNQILESLNLRPRGLEIVSCPSCGRAQVDVYTLANAVSAGLDGLDVPLRVAVMGCVVNGPGEAREADLGVASGNGKGQIFVKGEVIKTVPEAQIVETLIEEAMRLASEMGTEAGSDDASGSPVVTVS encoded by the coding sequence ATGACGTCCATCGGTTTGGGAATGCCCGCACCCCCGGCGCCGACGCTGGCGCCGCGGCGCAAGACCCGGCAGCTCGACGTGGGCGGTGTCGGCATCGGCAGCGAGCACCCGATTGCCGTGCAGTCCATGTGCACCACCAAGACTCACGACGTCAACGCCACGCTGCAGCAGATCGCGGAGCTGACCGCGTCGGGCTGCGACATCGTGCGGGTGGCCTGCCCCCGGCAGGAGGACGCCGATGCGCTCGCCGAGATCGCCCGGCACAGCCAGATCCCGGTGATCGCCGACATCCACTTCCAGCCCAAGTACATCTTCGCCGCGATCGACGCCGGCTGTGCGGCCGTGCGCGTCAACCCCGGCAACATCAAAGAGTTCGACGGCCGGGTCAAAGAGGTGGCCAAGGCCGCGGGTGACGCGGGCATCCCGATCCGGATCGGCGTCAACGCCGGCTCGCTGGATCCACGGTTGATGCAGAAGTACGGCAAGGCCACCCCCGAGGCGCTGGTCGAATCCGCGCTGTGGGAGGCGTCGCTGTTCGAGGAGCACGGCTACGGCGACATCAAGATCAGCGTCAAGCACAATGATCCCGTGATCATGGTCGAGGCGTACCGCCAGCTGGCCGCCCAGTGTGACTACCCGCTGCACCTCGGTGTCACCGAAGCCGGGCCGGCGTTCCAGGGCACCATCAAGTCCGCGGTCGCGTTCGGCGCATTGCTGTCGCAGGGCATCGGCGACACCATCCGGGTGTCCTTGTCTGCGCCGCCGGCCGAAGAGGTCAAGGTGGGCAATCAGATCCTGGAGTCGCTGAACCTGCGGCCGCGTGGTCTGGAGATCGTGTCCTGCCCGTCGTGCGGGCGGGCGCAGGTCGACGTGTACACGCTGGCCAACGCGGTGAGTGCGGGCCTGGACGGGCTCGACGTGCCACTGCGGGTCGCCGTGATGGGCTGTGTGGTCAACGGTCCGGGTGAGGCCCGCGAGGCCGATCTCGGGGTTGCCTCCGGCAACGGCAAGGGCCAGATTTTCGTCAAGGGTGAGGTCATCAAGACCGTGCCCGAGGCGCAGATCGTCGAGACTCTGATCGAAGAGGCGATGCGCCTGGCGTCCGAAATGGGCACGGAGGCGGGTTCAGATGATGCCAGCGGTTCGCCAGTGGTGACCGTAAGCTGA
- a CDS encoding alpha/beta fold hydrolase: MLTTVATIDGFTTPVDVSGPEKGSVVVVLSAGHHGPAAYEPICRRLHTASLRTVIIGPDPRLTAKSVVGILDSLDIKWALLVGDRLGGELAWPLAATRLDKFTGLVVVDRGHPRVADATGVIRDDECPPVEMNTTVLVSTPAARAVAKASQRYVYGDFRLVEMPGRRSAVDSTAQLAAEIVLRTSSW; this comes from the coding sequence ATGCTTACCACCGTCGCGACGATCGACGGATTCACCACGCCCGTCGATGTCTCGGGACCCGAGAAGGGTTCCGTCGTGGTGGTGCTGAGCGCCGGCCATCACGGCCCGGCTGCCTACGAGCCGATCTGCCGACGGTTGCACACCGCATCACTGCGCACGGTGATCATCGGTCCCGATCCACGGCTGACCGCCAAGTCCGTGGTCGGCATTCTCGATTCGTTGGACATCAAATGGGCGCTGCTGGTCGGCGACCGACTCGGAGGAGAACTCGCCTGGCCGCTGGCTGCGACGCGGTTGGACAAGTTCACCGGCCTGGTCGTGGTGGATCGCGGTCACCCGCGGGTCGCCGACGCTACCGGCGTGATCCGCGACGACGAATGCCCGCCCGTGGAGATGAACACCACCGTGCTGGTCAGTACCCCCGCGGCCCGCGCCGTGGCCAAGGCCAGTCAGCGGTATGTCTATGGCGACTTCCGCCTGGTGGAGATGCCGGGCCGACGCAGTGCCGTCGACTCCACGGCACAGCTGGCGGCCGAGATCGTGCTGCGCACCAGTAGTTGGTAG
- a CDS encoding DUF1707 domain-containing protein, giving the protein MTGINEQSVDLRVSDADRNGTMRRLHNAVALGLIDIAEFEERSAMVSQARLHADLDALVGDLPGPGAIVTTATDRVELRGVLGSLKRQGEWTVPTRLALVRRMGSVELDLTRARFAGPMVVIELDMKFGSLEIRLPEAASASIDDVEVIVGSADDHRRDAPADGTPHIILTGKVVCGSVDIRGPRRNWKLMLRRT; this is encoded by the coding sequence ATGACAGGGATCAATGAACAGTCCGTGGACCTGCGCGTCTCCGATGCCGATCGCAACGGGACGATGCGGAGACTGCACAACGCCGTCGCGCTCGGCCTGATCGACATTGCCGAGTTCGAGGAACGTTCGGCCATGGTGTCGCAGGCTCGGCTGCACGCAGACCTCGATGCGTTGGTGGGGGATCTGCCGGGGCCCGGGGCGATCGTCACCACCGCCACCGACCGCGTCGAGTTGCGTGGTGTGCTCGGTTCGCTGAAACGCCAGGGCGAATGGACGGTCCCGACCCGCCTGGCATTGGTTCGCCGGATGGGTTCGGTCGAGCTGGACCTGACCCGGGCCCGGTTCGCCGGACCGATGGTGGTCATCGAGCTGGATATGAAATTCGGGTCCCTCGAGATCCGGCTGCCCGAGGCGGCCAGCGCATCGATCGACGATGTCGAGGTGATCGTGGGCAGCGCCGACGATCACCGCCGCGACGCGCCGGCCGACGGCACCCCACACATCATTCTCACCGGCAAAGTGGTGTGCGGTTCAGTGGATATCCGTGGGCCGCGCCGGAACTGGAAGCTGATGCTGCGCCGGACCTGA
- a CDS encoding GNAT family N-acetyltransferase: MSAPPLFRLVDERRVSVVRDATPCLQVFDEDPVGSCMVAARVAEFGVEHGAIGGELWTRRGVTESLCYAGPNLIPLRGDAEDLKAFSDKAMSTARRCSSLVGRAELVMPMWRRLESVWGTARDVREQQPLMALNSMPHCMIDPAVRPVRMEELDTYLVAAIDMFIGEVGVDPRLGDGGRGYRRRIASLIAAGRAWARFERGEVVFKAEVGSQSPSVGQIQGVWVHPEWRGHGLGTSGTAALATAVVASGRIASLYVNSYNTVARATYARIGFEQVGTFATILLD; the protein is encoded by the coding sequence ATGTCGGCACCGCCGCTGTTCCGACTCGTCGATGAGCGACGGGTTTCCGTGGTGCGCGACGCCACCCCCTGCCTGCAGGTGTTCGACGAGGACCCGGTGGGGTCCTGCATGGTTGCCGCACGCGTCGCCGAGTTCGGTGTCGAACATGGCGCGATCGGCGGGGAGCTGTGGACACGGCGCGGTGTCACCGAGTCGCTGTGTTACGCCGGGCCCAATCTGATTCCGTTGCGTGGTGACGCCGAGGACCTCAAGGCGTTCTCGGACAAGGCGATGAGCACCGCGCGTCGGTGCTCATCGCTGGTCGGCCGTGCCGAGTTGGTGATGCCCATGTGGCGGCGGCTGGAATCGGTGTGGGGTACCGCCCGTGACGTCCGTGAGCAACAGCCGTTGATGGCGCTGAACTCGATGCCGCACTGCATGATCGACCCGGCGGTCCGCCCGGTGCGGATGGAGGAGCTCGACACCTATTTGGTGGCGGCGATCGACATGTTCATCGGCGAGGTCGGCGTCGACCCGCGGCTCGGGGACGGCGGCCGTGGTTACCGTCGCCGCATTGCCAGCCTGATCGCCGCGGGACGGGCGTGGGCCCGATTCGAGCGCGGCGAGGTGGTGTTCAAGGCCGAGGTCGGGTCACAGTCGCCTTCGGTCGGCCAGATCCAGGGAGTGTGGGTGCATCCGGAGTGGCGCGGCCACGGGCTCGGCACCTCGGGGACCGCGGCGCTGGCGACCGCCGTGGTGGCCTCGGGCCGCATCGCGAGCCTGTACGTCAACAGCTACAACACGGTGGCCAGGGCGACCTACGCCCGCATCGGATTCGAGCAGGTCGGCACGTTCGCCACCATCTTGCTGGACTGA
- a CDS encoding cobyric acid synthase: MVVAGLCRLLARRGLSVAPFKAQNMSNNSAVTVDGGEIGRAQAMQARAAGLAPSTRFNPILLKPGGDRTSQLVVRGQVAGTVAAGDYFTHRDRLAVVVADELASLRSEFDVVICEGAGSPAEINLRATDLANMGLARAADLPVIVVGDIDRGGLLAHLHGTVAVLAPEDQALIAGFVVNKFRGDPALLEPGLRQLLELTGRPTYGVIPFDDGIWLDTEDSVSVRPGGMVGAPQPPRGAQTLTVAAIRLPRISNSTDIEALACEPGVAVRWVADAADLAGVDLVVIPGSKATVSDLAWLRQRGLAEAILAHAAQGRPVLGVCGGFQMLCRRIDDAVEAGAAAAVSVEGLGLLDADIEFAPSKTVRHREKPLWGYEIHHGQVTRTAAEDWLGVGLRRGAVYGTHWHGLLDNDHLRRAWLTEIALSAGRTGFVVADDIDVPGRRDAQLDLMADLLAAHLDIEAVMDLVQHGPPPRPTMSTALLGPPR, encoded by the coding sequence ATGGTCGTGGCCGGGCTGTGCCGGTTGTTGGCCCGCAGGGGTCTGTCCGTGGCGCCGTTCAAGGCGCAGAACATGTCGAACAACTCGGCGGTCACCGTCGACGGCGGCGAGATCGGCCGCGCCCAGGCGATGCAGGCCAGGGCCGCGGGGCTGGCGCCCAGCACCCGATTCAACCCCATCCTGCTCAAGCCCGGCGGGGACCGCACGTCGCAGCTGGTGGTTCGCGGCCAAGTGGCCGGAACCGTGGCCGCGGGCGACTACTTCACCCACCGGGACCGGCTCGCCGTGGTCGTCGCTGACGAATTGGCGTCGCTCCGATCCGAATTCGACGTGGTGATCTGTGAAGGGGCCGGCTCACCGGCCGAGATCAACTTGCGTGCCACGGACCTGGCCAACATGGGACTGGCCCGCGCGGCGGACCTGCCGGTCATCGTGGTGGGCGACATCGACCGCGGCGGGCTGCTGGCCCACCTGCACGGCACCGTGGCCGTCCTGGCCCCCGAGGATCAAGCGCTCATCGCGGGATTCGTCGTCAACAAGTTCCGCGGTGACCCGGCCCTACTCGAACCCGGCCTGCGTCAGCTGCTCGAGCTGACCGGTCGCCCGACCTATGGTGTGATCCCGTTTGATGACGGAATCTGGCTCGACACCGAGGATTCGGTGTCGGTCCGGCCTGGCGGCATGGTGGGCGCACCGCAGCCGCCCCGTGGGGCGCAGACGCTCACCGTCGCCGCGATCAGGCTGCCGCGCATCTCCAACTCGACCGACATCGAGGCCCTGGCCTGCGAACCGGGTGTCGCGGTGCGGTGGGTCGCCGATGCCGCCGACCTCGCCGGCGTCGACCTGGTGGTGATCCCCGGCAGCAAGGCCACCGTCAGCGACCTGGCCTGGCTGCGGCAACGCGGCCTGGCCGAGGCCATCCTGGCGCACGCCGCGCAGGGACGGCCCGTGCTCGGTGTGTGTGGCGGGTTCCAGATGCTGTGCCGTCGTATCGACGACGCCGTCGAGGCTGGAGCGGCCGCAGCCGTATCCGTTGAGGGGTTGGGCCTACTCGACGCCGACATCGAGTTCGCGCCCTCGAAGACCGTGCGGCACCGGGAGAAACCCTTGTGGGGCTATGAGATTCATCATGGGCAGGTGACCCGCACGGCGGCAGAGGACTGGCTCGGCGTCGGGCTGCGCCGTGGCGCGGTCTACGGCACCCACTGGCACGGCCTGCTCGACAACGACCATCTGCGCCGCGCCTGGCTCACCGAGATCGCCCTCAGCGCCGGCCGAACCGGGTTCGTGGTTGCCGACGACATCGACGTACCGGGCCGGCGTGACGCTCAGCTGGATCTGATGGCCGACCTGCTGGCCGCCCATCTCGACATCGAGGCCGTGATGGACCTGGTGCAGCACGGGCCGCCGCCGCGACCCACCATGAGCACTGCGCTCCTCGGTCCACCTCGGTAA
- a CDS encoding RIP metalloprotease, whose translation MMFAIGVALFALAILISVALHECGHMWVARATGMKVRRYFVGFGPTLWSTRRPNKLGDTEYGIKAIPLGGFCDIAGMTSVDEIAPEDRPYAMYKQKVWKRVAVLFAGPAMNFIIGLVLLYAIAIMWGLPNITAPTSAVVGETGCVAAQVSLDKMGECTGSGPAAQAGIRAGDEVVKVGDTKVSDFSSMAAAIRKLDGPVNIELKRDGQTINTVVDVTQTQRFTSADAKAPVTVGAIGVSAVPVQPPTPYSPVAAVPATISFTGDMAVELGKSLAKIPTKIGALVEAIGGSERDKETPISVVGASIIGGETVEAGLWVAFWFFLAQLNFVLGAINLVPLLPFDGGHIAVATYEKIRNMFRAARGKVAAGPVNYLKLMPATYAVLLVVVSYMLLTVTADLVNPLSIFQ comes from the coding sequence ATGATGTTCGCTATCGGCGTCGCGCTGTTCGCGCTGGCCATCCTGATTTCGGTGGCCCTGCACGAATGTGGCCACATGTGGGTGGCGCGCGCCACCGGGATGAAAGTCCGCCGCTACTTCGTGGGTTTCGGCCCGACATTGTGGTCGACGCGTCGCCCCAACAAACTCGGGGACACCGAGTACGGCATCAAAGCCATCCCACTGGGCGGATTCTGCGATATCGCGGGTATGACCTCGGTCGATGAGATCGCGCCGGAAGACCGGCCTTATGCGATGTACAAGCAGAAGGTGTGGAAGCGCGTCGCGGTGCTGTTCGCCGGGCCCGCGATGAACTTCATCATCGGCCTGGTGCTCCTGTACGCCATCGCGATCATGTGGGGCCTGCCCAACATCACCGCGCCCACCAGCGCAGTGGTTGGCGAAACCGGTTGTGTGGCAGCACAAGTGAGCCTCGACAAGATGGGGGAGTGCACTGGGTCCGGGCCTGCGGCGCAGGCCGGCATCCGAGCCGGCGACGAAGTCGTCAAGGTCGGTGACACCAAGGTCTCCGATTTCTCCTCGATGGCCGCCGCGATCCGCAAGCTCGACGGCCCGGTGAACATCGAACTCAAGCGTGACGGCCAGACCATCAACACCGTTGTCGATGTGACCCAGACGCAGCGGTTCACCAGCGCGGACGCGAAGGCTCCCGTCACTGTCGGCGCGATCGGCGTCAGTGCGGTCCCGGTTCAGCCGCCGACGCCGTACAGTCCCGTCGCCGCCGTACCCGCGACGATCTCCTTCACCGGTGACATGGCGGTCGAACTGGGTAAGTCGCTGGCCAAGATCCCCACCAAGATCGGTGCCCTGGTAGAGGCCATCGGTGGCAGTGAGCGCGACAAGGAAACCCCGATCAGCGTGGTCGGTGCGAGCATCATCGGCGGCGAGACGGTCGAGGCCGGGCTGTGGGTGGCGTTCTGGTTCTTCCTGGCGCAGTTGAACTTTGTCCTCGGCGCGATCAACCTGGTGCCGCTGCTGCCGTTCGACGGCGGCCACATCGCGGTGGCGACGTACGAGAAGATCCGCAACATGTTCCGGGCGGCCCGCGGCAAAGTGGCCGCAGGCCCGGTCAACTACCTCAAACTCATGCCCGCCACATATGCGGTGTTGCTGGTAGTGGTCAGCTACATGCTGCTGACCGTGACCGCAGACCTGGTCAACCCACTCAGCATTTTCCAGTAG
- a CDS encoding penicillin-binding transpeptidase domain-containing protein codes for MATQTSSVTRTAGLLTVIAVLGATALSACTPRPDGPEPAAEQFFAALATGDTAGAAVLADRPDDAKTALGEAWNGLQATGLDAQILGSKYAGDTGSVTYRYTWHLPKNRTWTYDGQLNMIREEGRWEVRWSATGLHPRLGEHQTFALRADAPRRASVNERGGTDVLVPGYIYAYALDARAAGTALMPTSRAVADALRGFDPALGDPQRLAEQASASAQPMSLITLRQADNDRIAPAIGRLPGVVVTPQPEMLPTDETFAPAIVNEVKKSVADQLDGQPGWRVVTVNQNGVDVDVLNEVAGDPAPSITISLDRAVQDAAQNAVNTTGKQAMIVAIKPSTGEILAVAQNGAADAVGPLATMGQFPPGSTFKMITAGAAIERDMATPNTLLGCPGTLDIGHRTVTNYDAFDLGTVPMSRAFANSCNTTFGELASRMPPRGLTQAAARYGIGTDYQVGGIDTLTGSVPPTVDLAERTEDGFGQGKVLVSPFGMALAAATVAAGRTPVPQLIEGRQTMVDRAGAPISPKMIDGLRPMMRLVVTNGTAKDLNGLGDVHGKTGEAEFMGGSHSWFAGYRGDMAFAALIVGGGSSEYAVRMCKTMFDGLPPAYLA; via the coding sequence ATGGCAACTCAAACATCATCAGTCACACGGACCGCAGGCCTGTTGACGGTCATCGCGGTCCTCGGGGCAACGGCGCTCAGTGCCTGCACCCCGCGGCCCGACGGGCCTGAGCCCGCCGCCGAACAGTTCTTCGCGGCACTGGCCACTGGTGACACCGCCGGCGCAGCGGTGCTGGCCGACCGGCCCGACGACGCCAAGACCGCTCTCGGTGAAGCGTGGAACGGATTGCAGGCCACCGGACTGGACGCGCAGATCCTGGGTTCGAAGTACGCCGGGGATACCGGCAGCGTCACCTACCGCTACACGTGGCACCTGCCGAAGAACCGCACTTGGACCTACGACGGACAGCTCAACATGATCCGCGAGGAGGGCCGGTGGGAGGTGCGCTGGAGCGCCACCGGACTGCACCCGAGGCTGGGTGAGCACCAGACCTTCGCGCTGCGGGCCGACGCACCACGACGGGCATCGGTCAACGAGCGTGGCGGTACCGATGTGCTGGTCCCCGGCTACATCTATGCCTACGCACTCGACGCCAGGGCGGCCGGTACCGCGCTGATGCCGACGTCCCGGGCGGTCGCCGACGCGCTGCGGGGATTCGACCCCGCCCTGGGCGACCCCCAGCGACTCGCTGAGCAGGCCAGCGCGTCCGCGCAGCCGATGAGCCTGATCACACTGAGGCAAGCTGACAACGACCGGATCGCGCCCGCCATCGGCCGGCTACCCGGTGTCGTCGTCACCCCACAGCCTGAAATGCTGCCCACCGACGAAACTTTCGCCCCGGCGATCGTCAACGAGGTCAAGAAGTCGGTGGCCGACCAGCTCGACGGGCAGCCGGGCTGGCGGGTGGTCACGGTCAACCAGAACGGCGTCGACGTCGACGTGCTCAACGAGGTGGCCGGCGATCCGGCACCGTCGATCACCATCAGCCTGGACCGCGCTGTGCAGGACGCGGCGCAGAACGCGGTCAACACCACGGGCAAGCAGGCGATGATCGTCGCGATCAAACCGTCCACGGGCGAGATCCTGGCGGTCGCGCAGAACGGGGCTGCCGACGCCGTCGGACCGCTCGCCACCATGGGGCAGTTCCCGCCCGGTTCGACCTTCAAGATGATCACCGCGGGGGCGGCCATCGAGCGTGACATGGCAACGCCCAACACCCTGTTGGGGTGCCCCGGCACACTCGACATCGGGCACCGGACCGTCACCAACTACGACGCATTCGATCTCGGCACGGTGCCGATGTCACGGGCATTCGCCAACTCGTGCAACACCACCTTCGGTGAACTGGCCAGCCGGATGCCTCCACGCGGTCTCACCCAGGCCGCCGCCCGTTACGGCATCGGCACCGACTATCAGGTGGGCGGCATCGACACGCTGACCGGTTCGGTGCCGCCGACGGTGGACCTGGCCGAGCGCACCGAGGATGGCTTCGGCCAGGGCAAGGTGCTGGTCAGCCCATTCGGCATGGCGCTGGCGGCCGCGACTGTCGCGGCGGGCAGGACGCCGGTGCCGCAACTCATCGAGGGGCGCCAGACCATGGTCGACCGCGCGGGTGCCCCGATCAGCCCGAAGATGATCGACGGATTGCGGCCGATGATGCGACTCGTGGTGACCAATGGGACGGCCAAGGACCTCAATGGGCTCGGCGATGTGCACGGCAAGACCGGTGAGGCCGAATTCATGGGTGGCTCGCACTCCTGGTTCGCCGGATACCGCGGGGACATGGCGTTCGCGGCGCTGATCGTCGGCGGCGGCAGTTCGGAGTACGCGGTGCGGATGTGCAAGACCATGTTCGATGGCCTGCCCCCCGCCTACCTGGCCTGA
- the map gene encoding type I methionyl aminopeptidase yields MPVRTALRPGVQSPTLPVPKSIPRPEYAWKSTVQEGSEPWVQTPEVIEKMRVAGRIAAAALAEAGKAVAPGVTTDELDRIAHDYMIDHGAYPSTLGYKAFPKSCCTSLNEVICHGIPDSTVIEDGDIVNIDVTAYIDGVHGDTNATFLAGDVSEENRLLVERTHEATMRAIKAVKPGRALSIVGRVIEAYANRFGYNVVRDFTGHGIGTTFHNGLVVLHYDQPAVETVLEPGMTFTIEPMINLGSLDYEIWDDDWTVVTKDGKWTAQFEHTLVVTEDGAEILTLP; encoded by the coding sequence ATGCCAGTTCGTACCGCCCTGCGCCCCGGCGTGCAGTCACCGACCCTGCCGGTTCCCAAGTCGATCCCGCGGCCGGAGTACGCGTGGAAGTCGACGGTGCAGGAAGGCAGCGAACCCTGGGTGCAGACGCCCGAGGTGATCGAGAAGATGCGCGTCGCGGGACGGATCGCGGCGGCCGCCCTGGCCGAGGCCGGCAAGGCCGTGGCGCCCGGCGTCACCACCGATGAGCTGGACCGTATCGCCCACGACTACATGATCGATCACGGCGCCTATCCATCGACGTTGGGCTACAAGGCATTTCCCAAATCCTGCTGCACCTCGCTGAATGAGGTGATCTGCCACGGCATCCCGGACTCGACGGTGATCGAAGACGGTGACATCGTGAACATCGACGTGACCGCCTATATCGACGGCGTGCACGGCGATACCAATGCCACCTTCCTGGCCGGCGACGTCTCTGAGGAAAACCGACTGCTCGTCGAGCGCACCCACGAGGCGACCATGCGTGCCATCAAGGCCGTCAAGCCCGGGCGGGCACTGTCGATCGTCGGCCGGGTGATCGAGGCCTACGCAAACCGGTTCGGCTACAACGTTGTTCGTGACTTCACGGGGCACGGCATCGGCACGACGTTCCACAACGGGCTGGTGGTGCTGCACTACGATCAGCCTGCCGTCGAGACCGTGCTGGAACCGGGCATGACCTTCACCATCGAACCGATGATCAACCTCGGATCGCTGGACTACGAGATCTGGGACGACGACTGGACCGTGGTGACGAAGGACGGCAAGTGGACCGCGCAGTTCGAGCACACCCTGGTGGTCACCGAGGACGGCGCCGAGATCCTCACGCTGCCGTGA
- a CDS encoding PaaI family thioesterase, translated as MTETVHVLQLLDYREVESTADRLVLEMDNRPDLANVRGALQGGLVATLIDIAAGMLAGNSSGVGYDVTTADLNIHFLAPIMGTARAEAKVVRAGKRLIVTSVDVTDVTRDRLAARATLTFAVLEPR; from the coding sequence ATGACCGAAACCGTTCATGTGCTGCAACTACTCGATTACCGCGAGGTGGAGTCGACCGCTGACCGCCTGGTGCTGGAGATGGACAACCGGCCCGACCTCGCCAACGTCCGCGGCGCCCTGCAGGGCGGGCTGGTGGCCACCCTGATCGATATCGCCGCAGGCATGCTGGCCGGCAATTCCAGCGGTGTCGGTTATGACGTGACGACCGCCGACCTCAACATCCACTTCCTGGCCCCGATCATGGGCACGGCCCGCGCGGAGGCGAAGGTGGTGCGAGCCGGCAAACGGCTCATCGTGACGTCGGTCGATGTCACCGACGTCACCCGGGATCGGCTCGCCGCTCGGGCGACGCTGACGTTCGCGGTGCTTGAGCCGCGTTGA